The Thalassotalea sp. 273M-4 genome includes a region encoding these proteins:
- the gmhB gene encoding D-glycero-beta-D-manno-heptose 1,7-bisphosphate 7-phosphatase translates to MNRALFLDRDGIINHDHGYVFQPEQFDFIDGIFTLCQHAQQQGLKIIVITNQSGIGRGMYSEQQFLDLTKWMMEAFNKKGIHITDVFFCPHHPTKAQGDYKVACQCRKPEPGMILEAAKKHHIDLKQSIFIGDKVSDLKAAQNAGVHNRILLQGHYGDDQAIEGHRIEKLLDSLQFIN, encoded by the coding sequence ATGAATAGAGCCTTATTTTTAGACCGTGACGGTATTATTAACCACGATCATGGTTATGTATTTCAACCAGAGCAATTTGATTTCATCGATGGAATTTTTACTTTGTGTCAGCATGCACAACAACAAGGGTTGAAAATAATCGTCATAACAAATCAATCTGGGATTGGTCGAGGTATGTATAGTGAACAACAGTTTTTAGACTTAACAAAGTGGATGATGGAGGCTTTTAATAAGAAAGGCATTCATATTACAGATGTGTTCTTTTGCCCGCATCATCCCACAAAAGCTCAAGGCGACTATAAAGTTGCATGCCAATGTCGCAAACCAGAACCTGGAATGATACTAGAAGCTGCGAAAAAACATCACATCGATTTAAAGCAAAGTATTTTCATTGGCGATAAAGTTTCAGATTTAAAAGCAGCGCAGAATGCTGGGGTACATAACCGCATCTTATTGCAAGGCCATTACGGTGATGATCAGGCAATAGAAGGCCACAGAATAGAAAAACTGCTAGATTCTTTACAATTCATTAATTAG